TCAGGTCTAGAAAAATTATCCTTAATCCAGATGTGGGAGAAAATAAACtgagaacataaaatattttaggtcTAGTCCCATGATAAGCCAAACCCAATATTATGGTGAGCCAGGGCCCCTCTTTGGAGCAAAGTACTTTCCTGCACGAAGTAAATAACTTCTTCCTAAGTATGAAATGTTACTCTCCAGAGGGTATTTTAGTTGCCTGGAGTTTCTGTACGATTGAGATTGTTTAGTAAATTTGAGCTGAGTCCTGTTTCGTTTTCCATCTCTCAGGCTCTAGTCTAATATAGAGCTaatgctgttgttgttgtttttaaacaaatcctGTTCAAATTGATTCTTCACAAATGAGACAAATTATCTCAGTAGAACCAACAAGCAAACagaatgtagtttttttttaaagatagtcaAAAACTGGGAATGGGGGGGTAACACCCCAAATTTAAAGGAGATATTATAAACAGAAATCATTGCAAGTGTCTTAACATTTAGGAAGTTTGAGTTTACTTCCACCTGCTGTGTCTTACTGGAAGACAGACTAAGGGAATAGCTGCCcagagcaggggggaggcagggggaaggcTATGCTAGAAATTTCCCACTGAAGTGAACATTCATCAGCCTCCAAAGAAAGCATTATCCACTCTTTTGCTTATGCTATTTTGCTAAGGTATATACACAGTGAGTTAAGAGTTTGTAATCAGAATCTTAATATTTATgtgataaataaatcatgaaattaATGATTTATGTCAAattgaaaaacagatttttacatatttagtgtgtgaatgaaatggaaggaaactaaGGAGTTAAGTGGATAGATGTTTTAACCCCCAAATGTAAATAACATGGTAAACCtaagaaaatagcatttttttctccaataaaaactatttaaactGATATGTCTTCATATTTGTAATAGTTTTCAGAAAGCTTGGATTCAAATTTGAAGATCATCAAATGTGAAGATTACTCAAGATACACTATTCACATTCatgcatgcatttttaaattgttttttaaatttaaaatcctcCTTTTGTCAAATATTGGGAAATGTGTTTGTCAATCTTTTGACCTAGGATTGTAGATTTATTAACCACTTTgtataattttgtcaattttgaCTTATATATTTGAAGCTTACATTATTGGGTGCATACAAGTTCagaattattacattttcttaatgAATTAATGACAGTTGACTCTTATAAAATACTTACTATGTGATACACATAATGTAAGTATGCtacatatattaacattttttagtcCCTACAATAACCCTAACAGGGAGATATTATTATCTCCACTTTATGTTAAGTAAAGATATTAAGTTTGCAGAACTTAAATAGTTTACCCAAGTTCACATATCACTATGTGACAATCTCAGGATCTGCAACTAGATACACAGCTTCTAAAAATGTGCTTTTAACCAATATAATATACTGTCTTTCTGTCTTCATTATTATCTAGTGATCCTCTTTATTGATAAGAATAAATTTGATAGTTTATACTGTTTGATACTAAGAATTTGGCAGCCTAAGGTCTGATAAGCAGATTACATAGTTGTCCAAAAACAGATatcttttacctttcttttctgcAGTTTGCAACTTCAAGGAAATTCATGGTCTAAGAAAGCTGCTGAAACTCCACCCAACACAAATATATtccatttccaaaggaaaaaaggcagaagggcaaaaaaatgcttatttatctAAAACTCTGCTCTCTAATACAGTATCTACCAACTACATGCGACTATTGAGCAGTTGAAATATAGCTAGTCTGAGCTGAGATGTGCTGAAAGTgtaaaatatacaacaaaattCAAAGACTTCATaacaaaaaaaagtctgtaaaatatctaaataatttgttttattgattttgtgctgaaataaataacattttggatatattgggttagataaagtatattattaaaattaacttcacctgtttcttattttttaaaaaatatttatttattttagaaagagagagagagagcacacgaatggggggagaggcagagggaaagagagactcccAAGCCAACCCCACACCGAGCATGGAGCTctactcagggctcgatcccacaacacCAAGGtcaacccaagccaaaatcaagagctgggcatTCAAccaataagccacccaggagcccttcttctttttatatagtaactaggaaaatttaaattacatatgtgatGCTCATTTGTGGCTTCCCTTATATTTCTATTGAAAGTGACGATTTAAAGAGTTTCCTTGGAATTCCCACCCAGCAATTTCTGCTTATAATTTACTGACAAGTATTTAACCCCACAGATCACAAATAAAGGGATTGCAGAATGTAAGCCTTCTGATTAAGCCTATTGCCCTCTCTAACTTTCACTATAAGGAAGTGTCAGAAAATGGGGACTTGGAAAGACAGCTGGCAGcctctccttccttttaaagaaacaacaaacTATCTCCAGAGCAGCTGTCCCATTGAACCTCCCCACATCCTCACAGCACTTGGTATTGCCTGcctttgatttcagccattctaaaaGGTATGTAGTGGTACTGCATGTGGTTTTAAGTTTAGTTTCTCTGATGACAAATGATGATgttctttttatatgcttatttgacATCTGTGTACTTTTTTGGTAAGATTCTTTTCaaatctttgctcatttttaaaatcttcttttcttGTTATTCAGTTGTAACAATTATTTATCTATTCTGGATGCAGGTCTTCAGAAGGTAAGtactttgcatatattatctcCCACTCTGtgacttatgtatttatttttttcatagtgttttttctggagttttatatttttgatgaagtttaatatatcaatatttttgtttaaaagtttATGTTTTTTAGGTCctttctaagaaatcattgcttaACCCCAAATCAAAAAAGATTtgctcctattttttaaaattttttattttatcttttttatttattttattattttgttttttatttttttaagatttttaaaaaaattttgacacTTACATGtaagtttgtttctcaaattaattttttatataatgtgaGGTAAGGAATCACAGCCCAATGGTTCACCTCATCCTCTTGGGTCTAAAATATAATGGAAGATTTCCTCTGTGCCCAGTTGCTgccccaagagaaaggaaaacaaaagatggggaaagaaaagtcAAACAACTGAAAATTTTTGCCTCAACAGACTGATTATATGGAAAAGTCTTACTTAAAACTTAAATCAAAAGTGATTAATTATTTGAttgggaaatttaaaattctttccataaCTATGTAGGAATAGAAGCTTATGAACAAGTTCTAgctatagaaaatgaaattttctctgtatctgttaTATAGCATAGATTTTTAATCTGCTTCAACTAATTCAAtacatgaataataataatgttgtCTATGAGACTCAGTATTATACAtcttttaataagaatttaaaaaggaaatgctaCTTGTCACTTTCcgtatttaaattaaaagtcaTATAAAACtcagaactcttgattttgtcttctCCTGGTGAGGAGGAGAGTTAGACAACAGATTTCTAGATTGAACTGTCTCTGCGTCTACTGTTGCCACCATCATATTGGCCACCAATGGGGAAAACTCTCTCCTTAACAAGGGACAAATGACCATTCCTTTGATTTCCTAGCACAAGACTGTAACATTCAATGTGACTTTACTAAAGTCTTCAGGAtagcaaaaggaaattaatggcAGAATCTCGGCAATCTGGTCTACATAATAAGGCTAATTTGTTGAAGTCAGCTATCCGTTCGTTATACAGGTTCTATCTTTTTTGGGTTCTTTATGTGACAGATAACCTTTTGAAGCCTTATAAGGAAGAATACATTCTTGGGTGTACAGACTCCTGAGTtgagaacaagagaaaatagctaatcattttttctctcatttccataGATTTTTGTCCCTCATGTCTGGTTCTGGTTGGAGAGTTCACCACTCATCAGTTAAGAGAGGCTGAAAATGGTCTCACTCTTTTGGAAGCTGGAACTACCTCCACAAAGAAATGTTCTTCTTCATAACCACATATTAATAAAGTAGCTTAAACATTCCTAAgaaagggtttgtttgtttgtttgtttgtttgtttttaaacactaATTGTGGACATATGCTGCCTGAGAAAAAAACTTGGAAGACCCAGTTCTGGTCCTCAAGGAATTTGCAATCTCGTTAAGGTTATAAGCTACGTAAGTAGGATAAACCAATAAGTCAAAGTAAATGATGTATTATTTCATAGCACTTCAGAAAAACCAAAGGTCATTGTGAAATAAGGGTGAGCTTAAACTAAACCCCGAAACATCAAACTGAAGAAAGGACAGTCGAAGCAGGGACACTGTGTAAATAAAGGTGATGGCCGTGCACCATGAGAGATTTTAAAGGATTGCCCCTAGCAAGTTTGGTTAGTGAGCTGAGTAGACATGAAATTTAGAGGAGTGGAGGAAAGTCGGAGGTTGAACTTCCTTCTTTAGGAAGTGGGTGCCAACACAGTTCTGAGCCGGGTGAATTCATGATGTCAAGCACGGTTTTCAGATAATTAacccagaggggagatggggatgTAGTGGCAAGGAGAGCTTCAAGGCAGCCAAGCCAGCTTGGAGGATGGATATGATAATGATACATTTCTGAAATGATAAGAATTTGACCTAGGgtggtaataataaaataaagaagacagaaaccaaagaaatcagaaggaaaatggaCTAAGATGTATGACAATGGAAGTCCTTGACTGTTAAAAAGGGAGGAGGTAattgttaatataaaaattacactTACTCACCCCATGGCGGTGGGCTCTTTGGAGtttgtactatttttattaatCCTCTGAAATTGATGGATATGTATAAGTCATCCAAATAGAGAAATTGGATCACTTCTTTGGCCACTAAAAGTGAAACTGAGCTAAATGACAGGCTCAGAAGTGAATATAATATATGGTACAGATCCATCTAACACTTCTCCACCACCCTTTCCCTTTGCTTGAATTCATCTCCGTAAAACACAGTTCCAAAAGAACGTCTTAAAATAGTACCTTTCCTCCGAATGGTCAAAAAGTGGCTCAAGGTATTTCACAGAACTGATGGGTCAATTACATCTTGACCAAATACTAAGTCTTGAAGCCTGTTTCCCTACTACTGACAACAGCTGGATTTGCCACTAGGAGCCAGATACTGAAAATGTGTTCAACTGTGCCATGCAGGCCCTGGGCTTCAGGCAGAGGCTATGAATATCAGCACTTGGCATAGAACGCTCTCCacatcttcttccctttctttccaccTTTGAGTCACTAGAATGACAGGTAAGCTCGTTTTCTCCTGGCATTTCAAGGGGCAACAGTTAATTTCCTTTCAGGTGggcctttctgtgtgtgtgtgtgtgtgtgtgtgtgtgtgtgtgtgtgtgtgtgtgtgtgtgtgtgtgttctaacttggctttgttttgttttaatgacctGTTTTACTGAAAGTGTTTTTATGCTGGTGCGAATCTAGACAAAGAAAACTTTtatgcaaaataaacaaaatagaatgtACTGAGCCAGGCTTTCTTTGCAGGACATGTTCCTCGGGCTATTTCTGAGAGGTTATTTATGGACGGTTGTTTATCCCCTGGAGCCTGACTTCATCTCTTGGTGAACTGAAACGACTCTGTGTTTAGTACATTGGTCTGCCACCCCTGGGAATGGCTGGATGTCAAATATTTACCCCTGTGGGATCGAAGAGAAATCAGAGATgcacagaaaaaatagaaatcaaatccAGCGCCTTTGGgaattagtaaaattttaaagtaaatgaatttttaaagaaaaactattggaaataaaatgataGCTCAGTATAACTTTCTTTATTGGGGGGGGAACCCCTCTGAAATATGAAGTTACTTCAAGCAGAAGGGTATTTTCATCTTATTACTTTCTCAGTGACTACACCCATCCCATTCCTTCACCTGGCTCAGTACCAGCCCCAGAGGgagaggttttaaatttttatttttttaattgaaaacgGATGCTACACCTTGTTTTTCCTGCCTGCATTTTTCAtcagggggtaaaaaaaaaaaaaagaacacctagCCAAGTATTAGTTTTGTACTCCTGCAACCTCATAAAACCTAGGAATCAAAACTTGGCGTTCAGCTTTTATAGATAGTCACATTGGAAAAATCAAGAAACCCCCAAATTAGTTTCCTGTCTTCCCAAGAGTTATTTCAAACCCTATGCCCCTCTCCtgcacccacccccgccccatgcAGAGTTTTCCTTTGGCATTCTACTTTCTGTATGGTCAGAAACAAAGCTACATTTAAAAGGTTAAGTCAAATAAACCCAGCTACAAAAAAGCTTATAAAATAATCAGTCGCGAACAGCAAGGGAAGAAGACAGCCACTAAAACCATAAAGGGAATACTCCGTGGATGGCTGGGCTTTAAATAAAGTTCACATAAGCTATGTAACATTAGATGCTTTTAAAATTCGGAGGACAAAGTACAGACATGTTTgtgcatttctctttccttttgacAAGTCTTTCTGAATTGGGTCTGGATTGCAtactctctgcctgcagctctcatACAGGGAGCTGGGAACTTTGCTTTGGTGTTCTCTCCTTTCAAGCTCCTGTGCACtatcaggaaggaagaacaaTTCTATGTCGCTCTTAAAGATGAAAGTGACACCAAATTCTGGCTTGATCTGCTCAGTCTCAGAACCAGGCTCCCTGTGAAATATGGTCGGAGCAAGCTTCCTAGAATTTGGTAAGCTGGTAATCACAGGCTGCCCTACCGTCTGTGAGAATGACAGCACTTGGAAGGCAGCTTGGCAAAcgaaatttaaaagtaaatgtttggCAGCTCCGGAGGTCCTCAAGTTTGGCAAGGCGAGTATAATCAACAAAGGGGCATTACTCtgaattgtatttaaaaatataagtccCTGCAGACTGGAGAACTGTGGGCTCCGAGAGGATCTTGTGCTGTTTGCCCCTCTGCACCAAGGGGAGGACACGGCTCACACAAGCCACCTTTGTTTTAATTAGAGCTCCAAGCGGccctccccaccacactctcTTTTCAGCGCTCCTTAGTTTACAATTGTCGCTAACCCCCTCAGCTAAAAATTGTTACTAAGAAAAATtccacagaaaccaaaagaaaagcgCCAGGCAGAGACTGTGCTGTTAAAGAGTTTTTCCAGACTGACTCTCCGTAGAGCTCTCTGCAGGGAATGAGTTGCTGAGCTATTATTACTTGAATGGATTTCAGCTCCAGGGATGTCCCCCAAGGTTAACAAGATAGTTcagttaaaaataacattaaattctTTACCCTCCCCTTTACCCCAaggagtgggggggaggaggggagagtcaCATTTAAATCACTTGAAGGGTCTGCTTTAAAGTGACAAAAGCCAAGAAATCCAAAATTAAGGAAGGCGAGAGCTCTATCCATCTCCAAGATCTGTCTTTGAGGGAGGAAAAATATAAAGGCACAGAGGGTGAATGAAGAAGGAAGTGCCAACTTTCGCCCAGCATTAGCGGACTTTTGTGCCTTCTGAGGTTGGCCCTTTGGGGGTACCAACGCAGTAGATATGGAGGAATGgtggttaaaggaaaaaaaaaaaaaaagaagttaaggcGGGGATGAGGAGAACGATTATGAAATGAGAGCCTCGGACAAACGTTGATTTAGATTTAGTGAAGAAAAGCATTTGGTTCTCATGCCCTTGGCAAGAACTTTGCCATCTGATTAATTGCGCTTGGGGTTTTCTGGGCTCTACGCGTCTCCTTTTTAGTTTCCCCATTGCACGCACACACAAAATTCCATTCTTCATTTTCATCGAAAACTTtgtctttcaattaaaaaagaggTGCTCAAATGGAGTGGcaattttggtaaatatttgaaatttatggCTTATTGGACCACTAGATTACAACAGCTGTGAAGACGTCCTTAGAGGCTGCGCGTGGCCAATGGCTGAGGGCAAGTCAGCATCCCCCACTAATTTTGAAGGAAAGAGGCCAGCTCTGGACTTGTGTCTGTGGTTTCCTTCAAGGTATACAATTATTTCAACTAAGTACTTCTCAAACCAGGATTTTAAGCTACTGGGTTTTCAAGTTAAAACTTGCAAAATGTTTACAGTGTCAAGCTACTTTGATTCCATTATATTTGTGCATATTTTTACAACCAAATGCAAAATTAAAGGATTTTGAGAAGAAACGTTATGTGCTATATTATTAGTGTCATCTACATTCTCATGCAATATCAGagaagcttcatttttttttttttttcattttgaaagccAGTATAATTTTCAGGCAATTACCCATGTACTTTTTCTGTCTAtctgaataaaaaggaaatttctgtttcttatttgccTCATTCTGACTCCAGTTTGTTATAAACACCTCAAACTGACCTTTTAAACTCTTTAATCCTATGCTGAAAtgaatatttccttatttctaacaCTGATTTAATACTCATCGAACTAAAGGGAAAAAGCCCATTTCCTACATATTTGCTAATGAGCATTTTAATAAGTCGACCCATTTTCATCAGTGGGAGAACCAGCATCTCCTCATAGCATGCTTGGTGTCTTTAATCCCATTTGGTAAAATGTAATAACTGGAATTTTGAAACATAGTTGATATCCACAAGAAACAACCTACTCCACCAAGGTCATGTCACAGACAAACAGAGCTCGGTGCTTCACCCTCTCCGTTCCTTAGTGTTAGACTTAACTTCAAGATTTTATATAACCCTGTCCTTCTCAGGCAGAGACGACGGTATTGACCAACAATAATAGTACTTTGACCTTATGtcgttttttgtgtgtgtaacttTGGTGGATTTCACAAAGCCATCTACAGTGTTTTGCTGTCTGGTCTCTTAACAGCACGTTTAGGGTGGCCAGCTGGCTGAGATTAAAGACCCACTCTGTGGCCAGAGGAAAGAAATCAACAAGCCCACACACGAACTAGAGCTCTGATATCTGGCTTTATTGGTGCCTTAATTCAAGAACTAACCAACTTTATTAATACAGAATATATCGCCATATTACCTTTGAGGAGAGGATCCCATTCTGAAGTTCTGGTAGTTAGTATTGTAGATATTAAGTGTGTGGGTTTAGGAGGAATTAAAAGAGGGGGGGGGCTTCAACCTCTGGCACTGAAGCTCCATGAGCCGGGTAACCTAGGTGGGGCTGGATTCTTATTATTCCCTTAACCCTCATTCTGTGTCATCTGTAAGACAGGGATAAGATCTATTTCATAAGGTAGGATTATATAAAATGGTGAAAAAGCATTTATAGGGTGACTGACAAaaaacactcagtaaatggtaggtataatgattattgttttagtttgttgttattgttttctccctatatatatattttaagattttatttatttattcaagagagagggTGAACACAAAGGGGGAGCGGTGGGGTagccagggggagaagcagactcccctgctgagcagggagccagatgctgggcccCATCCCAAGACTGCAGAATCaggacctgaatcaaaggcagccgcttaaccgactgagccacccaggtgctcctctccctatattttaaagcagcatttgggggcacctgggtggctcagtgggttaaagcctctgccttcagctaaggtcatgatcccagggtcctgggatcgagccccacatcgggctctctgctccgcagggagcctgcttcctcctcctctctctctctctgcctgcctctctgcccacttgtgatctctgtctgtcaaataaataaataaaatctttaaaaaaaaaataaagcagcatttGGCCATTTTAAATTCCCTTCCTAAggaattttgaaagatttaaaggGAGAAGCACCCTGAAgacagtttttgttgttggtggtggtggtggtgggttttttgtgtgcatttgtttgtttgtttgtttgccttttgtAAAGTCTAAACCCATTCAAGAAATCATTGCGGCATCCTGATgaagaaggcaggagggagattGCTCTTTAGAAGCTGTAACCTGCCAAAGGAGATTCTGCAAAGTCCTAAGAGCTGTGTGTCCTGATCTTGAGGGTCTCTGACTCAGGAAACAGAAAGAGTTATCTGTTCCAAATGGGGAGGGGACATCTTGGCCATCCGGACTTTCTTTTATGACCCTATTCATGACAGAATAATACGTCTTGATTTAAAAACCTGAATATCATTCAAATACTGATTCCAAGGACAGCAGAGCAGAAGGGGTTGTTGAAGAACTGGGTTTGAGTTCTGCACCTTTAGTGGCTGACTTGGTGACTTTGGGTTCCCACAGGTGGACATAGGATCATAGTCACTGAAAATGAGGTATTCTGCAGGGGCTAGTGGTTGGCCATTCTCCCAGTCACATCAGCTCAGATAGCTACCTCCATTTCTTCCTGTCCAGAAGCAAAGAGCTAAGAAATCTTGGATGAAGACTAACCAGAGCTATGTGGCCCTGAGCATGTTACTTAACATCCTTGCTTTTCCCTTGGAAATGAGGTTGAGTATGCTCATCTTTCCGTGGGTTAAgggtctggctcttgatttcggctcacgTCACATCTttgggtcctggaatggagtcctaccttgggctccgtgctcagaagggagtcagCCTGaggatttctcttcctctcccattactcccattccttttctctctctctctctctctcaaatcaatcaatcagttgtgtgtttgtttgtttgtttgtttaaagaatgCTCAGCTCTCTGGAGACACAAGGTTTAAAATAGATGACAACTCCTCTGTGAGCCGCAGCCTTTTCAAGGGAGCGGTTGTGTGTTCACCATCTTAGAAAGAAGATGTTCTCGTCCGTGGCGCATCTGGCGCGGGCGAACCCCTTCAACGCGCCCCACCAGCAGCTGATACACGATGGCCTCACAGGCCACCACAGCAGCCCCGCGGGGCCTCCGGGCCCGCCCCGACATTCCTGCAATCTGGCAGCAGCCGCTGTGGAAGAGTACAGTTGCGAATATGGCTCCATGAAGTTTTATGCACTGTGTGGCTTTGGTGGGGTCTTAAGTTGTGGTCTGACACACACTGCCGTCGTTCCTCTGGATTTAGTGAAATGCCGAATGCAGGTGGACCCCCAGAAGTACAAGGGCATATTTAATGGATTCTCAGTTACACTTAAAGAGGATGGCGTTCGTGGTTTGGCTAAAGGATGGTTTGGCTCCAACTTTCATTGGCTACTCTATGCAGGGGCTCTGCAAGTTTGGCTTTTATGAAGTTTTCAAAGTCTTGTATAGCAACACGCTTGGGGAGGAGAATGCCTATCTCTGGTGCACATCACTATATTTGGCTGCTTCTGCCAGTGCTGAATTCTTTGCTGACATTGCCCTGGCTCCTATGGAAGCTGCTAAGGTACGAATTCAAACCCAGCCAGGTTATGCCAACACTTTGAGGGATGCAGCTCCCAAAATGTATAAGGAAGAAGGCTTAAAAGCATTCTACAAGGGCGTTGCTCCTCTCTGGATGAGACAGATACCATACACCATGATGAAGTTTGCCTGCTTTGAACGTACTGTTGAAGCATTGTACAAGTTTGTGGTTCCCAAGCCCCGAAGTGAATGTACAAAGGCAGAGCTGCTGGTTGTAACATTTGTGGCAGGTTACATAGCTGGAGTGTTCTGTGCAATTGTTTCTCACCCCGCTGATTCTGTGGTATCTGTGTTGAATAAGGAGAAAGGTAGCAGTGCTTCTCAAGTCCTTCAGAGACTTGGATTTAAAGGTGTATGGAAGGGACTCTTTGCCCGTATCATCATGATTGGCACTCTGACTGCACTACAGTGGTTCATCTATGACTCCGTGAAGGTCTACTTCAGGCTCCCTCGTCCTTCTCCACCTGAAATGCCAGAGTCTCTGAAGAAGAAGCTTGGGTTAACTCAGTAGAATGATCAAAGCAAATATGGACTGAATCTGCTTGTTGATCAGTGTTGAGGAAAGTGCAAGAGgaacttttatatatttgacagtgTAGGAAATTGTCTATTCCTGGTATAATTACTGTAGTACTCCTGCCTAAGGCGAGAGTTTCAGACCCACTGTTGAAATAAACCCAActgttcatgaaaaaaaaaaaatagatgacaaCTTTAATGTGTTTTTCAGTGGTAAAATCCTTACAAAAATGTAGTGAGGTTTGTGTCTTTCTTGCTGTATTCAAGGTGCTGGATGAGAATAACTCATTTTTCAACTCACTCATTCAATCCATAGACGTTAAATTATTACTATGCTGTTCTATCTCTGGATTTAAGCACAAAGGGAAAGTGGGGCTTTAACCAAATCATgagttttctttctccaaaacatAGTGATCAAATTCAATGAATTAAACTGAATCATTCTCATCTATGTCCAGGCCTATGAGTAAACAGTCAGTATGATTTGATCCTGTTGAGAATCAGGTTTCTAATAGAAGTCAAATGGAAACATTAGATTAAGTCATAGTTGTACCTTTACTATCAACTTAAAAGGTCTTAGTCTTAATAATTCTGAAAACATTTCCCTCAAGCACTCCATTTTTGACAGTCTTTTActgatttgtttttctcaaaatcaTCTAATACTATATTTTACAAAGCGTTTCCCTTAGAACTCTTGTGCTGAAGAAATGTTCTAAGAAAGCATGTgaagaataaacaaaagctttttcTCATCATGTTTGGTATATGTTGAGTAAACAAGTTCACTTCATTTTCTATATTATAGCACAATTTGGGAACTTGAACATCTTACCATGCAATGTGGCTTTTAAGAGGAAGATGCACTATGTAGcatttccccaatttttttttatcggGGTAATATTTGTTTCAAAGAGCATCTCCTGAAAACACAACGAGACACACTGTGGAAAACTCTGGCAGGGAcctaaacatctttttttaaaaatctgaattcttACGTTCAAGACAAGTATAACTTCCGGACCTAGACGTCAGATGGACCAATACATCAAATGCTATCTGCTAGAGCCAACTTGAAGACTTGAAAGAAATAGTAAGTTTCTATCCCGACAAAGGGGAGCCATCTGAAGAGAGTCAAATGttcacattctttattttttaatatatggaagTGATAGGTTCTCAATGtggaaaatttgggaaaaaatagcatgaagaaaataaaaactcccTGTCCCTCAACTACTCAACTGGTTGGTGCTATCCcctctcagttttttttcctccttgataAGTATGGACACATAcatcttttgtatattttatatatataactttctgaatgttttcccattttatttgagCTCATTTGGGTTCCcctttcttattaaaaatctttgaaatcaaAGTTTATAATGGTTGCAAAATATTCCGTCATATGGATGCACCATAATTcctgttgttggacatttgggccatttctaatttttcactattataaatagaGCTGTTGTGAATATCCCTGCATATAAATCTT
This DNA window, taken from Lutra lutra chromosome 13, mLutLut1.2, whole genome shotgun sequence, encodes the following:
- the LOC125083917 gene encoding LOW QUALITY PROTEIN: phosphate carrier protein, mitochondrial-like (The sequence of the model RefSeq protein was modified relative to this genomic sequence to represent the inferred CDS: deleted 1 base in 1 codon), translated to MFSSVAHLARANPFNAPHQQLIHDGLTGHHSSPAGPPGPPRHSCNLAAAAVEEYSCEYGSMKFYALCGFGGVLSCGLTHTAVVPLDLVKCRMQVDPQKYKGIFNGFSVTLKEDGVRGLAKGWLAPTFIGYSMQGLCKFGFYEVFKVLYSNTLGEENAYLWCTSLYLAASASAEFFADIALAPMEAAKVRIQTQPGYANTLRDAAPKMYKEEGLKAFYKGVAPLWMRQIPYTMMKFACFERTVEALYKFVVPKPRSECTKAELLVVTFVAGYIAGVFCAIVSHPADSVVSVLNKEKGSSASQVLQRLGFKGVWKGLFARIIMIGTLTALQWFIYDSVKVYFRLPRPSPPEMPESLKKKLGLTQ